A single genomic interval of Polynucleobacter necessarius harbors:
- the aat gene encoding leucyl/phenylalanyl-tRNA--protein transferase, whose protein sequence is MGQIAWLGPHDPFPNPLLEPDPDPSVPGLVGVSERIYPGQLARAYQQGILPWYSDNQPVLWLLPDPRMVLKPASFKCSESLRKTIRSFCQNTRNQIEVDVDFGAVIRSCATSARKDQDGTWITHEIIDAYTTLHEQGNANSIAIIEDSQLMGGLYCVAFGGMVFGESMFSRKTNASKIALAALSAWCLINDVHMIDCQQETAHLLSLGAAPISRQAFLEQLQISLNQTKIENSWTFDKAILHHWL, encoded by the coding sequence ATGGGTCAGATTGCCTGGCTAGGGCCTCATGACCCTTTTCCAAATCCCCTGCTCGAGCCAGATCCAGACCCTAGCGTGCCTGGCTTAGTTGGAGTGAGTGAGCGGATTTATCCGGGGCAACTGGCGCGCGCCTATCAACAAGGAATTCTTCCGTGGTACTCCGATAATCAACCTGTTTTATGGTTGTTACCAGACCCTAGAATGGTGCTGAAACCCGCTTCATTTAAATGCAGTGAGTCTTTGCGCAAAACGATTCGAAGCTTTTGTCAAAATACCCGAAATCAAATAGAAGTCGATGTGGATTTTGGCGCGGTCATCCGCTCATGCGCCACTAGTGCCCGCAAGGATCAAGATGGCACCTGGATCACCCATGAAATTATCGATGCTTACACCACCCTTCACGAACAAGGAAATGCCAACAGCATTGCTATTATAGAAGATAGTCAGCTAATGGGCGGCCTCTACTGCGTTGCTTTTGGTGGCATGGTTTTTGGCGAATCCATGTTTAGCCGCAAGACGAATGCATCCAAAATCGCCCTAGCAGCTCTGAGTGCCTGGTGCCTAATCAATGATGTCCATATGATCGATTGCCAACAAGAAACTGCCCACCTACTCTCCTTGGGTGCGGCACCCATTTCTCGGCAAGCATTTTTAGAACAACTGCAAATTTCCCTAAATCAAACTAAGATTGAGAACTCTTGGACTTTTGACAAAGCAATCTTGCATCACTGGTTATGA
- a CDS encoding NUDIX hydrolase — translation MKYCSNCASVLTIKIPADDSRERHVCESCGNIHYQNPRNVVGSIPIYGKQVLLCRRAIEPRHGYWTLPAGFMELGESTSHGAARETLEEAGAIVEIGPLYSLLNVPHAEQVHLFYLATMKTPEFSAGEESLEVALFHESEIPWGDLAFPTVKQTLEWFFADRAAGNLELGKECHVRSRDVLPSEII, via the coding sequence ATGAAGTATTGCTCCAACTGCGCCTCTGTATTGACAATCAAAATTCCGGCGGATGATTCTCGCGAACGTCATGTATGCGAATCCTGCGGCAACATTCATTATCAAAATCCCCGTAATGTGGTGGGCAGCATCCCCATTTATGGCAAGCAAGTGCTGCTATGTCGTCGCGCAATAGAACCTCGCCATGGGTATTGGACGCTTCCCGCAGGATTTATGGAGCTTGGCGAAAGCACTAGCCATGGCGCAGCTCGCGAAACACTTGAAGAGGCGGGTGCCATTGTTGAAATTGGACCGCTCTACTCTTTACTCAATGTGCCTCACGCAGAGCAAGTCCATTTATTTTATTTAGCCACAATGAAGACGCCCGAGTTCTCGGCGGGCGAAGAAAGCCTGGAAGTTGCGCTCTTTCATGAGAGCGAGATTCCATGGGGTGATTTAGCCTTTCCCACTGTAAAGCAAACTTTAGAATGGTTTTTTGCAGATCGTGCCGCAGGTAATCTGGAGCTTGGAAAAGAATGTCATGTTCGCAGTCGCGATGTATTGCCTTCCGAAATAATTTAA
- a CDS encoding aminotransferase class IV, whose product MRHKISKRALYDQAWQEAVKLGGFDALFCNEQGFVTEGGRTSIFVKPQGSPEWLTPPVSAGL is encoded by the coding sequence TTGCGCCACAAAATTAGCAAACGCGCGCTCTATGATCAAGCATGGCAAGAGGCTGTAAAGCTTGGCGGTTTTGATGCTCTTTTTTGTAACGAGCAAGGCTTTGTTACCGAAGGTGGTAGAACTAGCATTTTTGTTAAACCCCAAGGTAGCCCTGAATGGCTTACGCCGCCTGTCTCAGCCGGCCTATGA